One window of uncultured Trichococcus sp. genomic DNA carries:
- the glyS gene encoding glycine--tRNA ligase subunit beta, producing the protein MSQTVLLEIGLEEMPAKYVRSSSVQLKEKMTAFLEDNRINFDAIEMYATPRRLAVIASGVSDKQADLAEVVKGPAKKIALQADGSWSKAALGFVRGQGLTPEDIFFDELNGVEYVFVKKETNGKATSEVLKELNAVVESLTFPVSMHWGNHHFKYIRPIHWIAALADDEIIPFQVLDVVSGRTTRGHRFLGDEVTLAHAEEYAEKLAEQHVIADQDKRKNMIRAQFQQIEAENGWIIPNDETLLEEVTSLVEYPTAFFGEYDSKYLTLPADVLITSMKDHQRYFEVKDKSGILLPYFISVRNGNGRFIDNVKKGNEKVLTARLEDGLFFFNEDQRITIAQSVEKLKKVTFHSKIGSVHDKMDNTAKIAAHLADLLDLGEDDKSQLLRAASIYKFDLVTNMVSEFTELQGIMGEVYALQQGETAAVATAIREHYLPVSSEGELPETQVGAVLATADKLDSIISFFLQGMVPTGSNDPYALRRQMIGVIQIIEKYQWSFSLEELLSALLTEVYAVEDAESFDKTMTELAVFANARIQQKLQTYGIRYDIVEAVLQSGEKDVNTLFANAKVLQAHSEEDSFKAIMEALARVVNISGNPDESIPVQKELLETASEKNLYVQINHLDLALSHGDPEADYAALAAIAPYIEAYFDENMVMVEDIAIRSNRLNTLGNLTLSILQFADVRKLILK; encoded by the coding sequence ATGAGTCAAACTGTATTATTAGAAATCGGACTTGAAGAAATGCCTGCGAAATATGTACGCAGCAGCAGCGTCCAACTGAAAGAAAAGATGACTGCCTTTTTGGAAGATAACCGCATCAACTTTGATGCGATCGAAATGTATGCGACACCGAGACGATTGGCGGTCATCGCCAGCGGGGTCAGTGATAAACAGGCGGATTTGGCTGAAGTCGTCAAAGGACCCGCAAAAAAAATCGCTTTGCAGGCGGACGGCAGCTGGTCAAAAGCTGCACTGGGCTTTGTCCGCGGGCAAGGCTTGACGCCTGAAGACATCTTCTTTGATGAACTGAATGGTGTGGAGTATGTTTTCGTCAAGAAAGAAACGAACGGAAAAGCTACATCCGAAGTGCTGAAGGAATTGAACGCAGTCGTTGAGTCATTGACTTTCCCTGTTTCGATGCATTGGGGCAACCATCACTTCAAGTACATCCGTCCGATCCATTGGATTGCGGCGTTGGCTGATGATGAAATCATCCCATTCCAGGTATTGGATGTCGTTTCAGGCCGGACCACACGCGGACACCGTTTCTTGGGTGATGAAGTGACGCTCGCGCATGCGGAGGAGTATGCGGAAAAATTGGCGGAACAACACGTCATCGCTGATCAAGACAAAAGAAAAAACATGATCCGGGCTCAATTCCAGCAGATTGAAGCTGAAAACGGCTGGATCATCCCTAACGATGAAACCTTATTGGAAGAAGTCACTTCGTTGGTCGAATACCCGACAGCTTTCTTCGGTGAATACGACAGCAAATATTTGACTTTGCCGGCAGATGTATTGATCACATCGATGAAAGACCACCAGCGCTATTTCGAAGTGAAGGACAAATCCGGGATACTGTTGCCGTACTTCATATCCGTACGCAACGGGAATGGCAGATTCATCGATAACGTTAAAAAAGGGAACGAGAAAGTCCTGACAGCACGGCTTGAGGATGGCCTGTTCTTCTTCAATGAGGACCAACGCATCACCATCGCGCAATCGGTCGAAAAATTGAAGAAAGTGACATTCCATTCGAAAATCGGCTCCGTTCATGATAAGATGGACAATACAGCGAAAATCGCTGCCCATCTTGCTGATCTGCTTGACTTGGGAGAGGACGATAAATCGCAATTGTTGCGGGCGGCTTCCATCTACAAATTTGATTTGGTGACCAACATGGTTTCCGAATTCACGGAACTGCAAGGAATCATGGGTGAAGTCTACGCCTTGCAACAAGGCGAAACTGCTGCGGTAGCTACAGCGATCCGCGAACACTATCTGCCGGTATCCAGTGAAGGCGAATTGCCGGAAACCCAAGTCGGGGCAGTCCTGGCGACGGCGGACAAACTGGACAGCATCATCAGTTTCTTCCTGCAGGGAATGGTTCCGACAGGATCGAATGATCCTTATGCTTTGCGCCGTCAAATGATCGGGGTCATTCAGATCATCGAAAAATACCAATGGTCGTTTTCGTTGGAAGAGTTGCTGTCGGCCTTATTGACAGAAGTCTATGCGGTTGAAGATGCAGAATCGTTCGATAAAACGATGACTGAACTTGCCGTATTTGCAAACGCCCGGATCCAACAGAAACTTCAAACCTACGGCATCCGATATGATATAGTGGAAGCTGTGCTGCAATCCGGCGAAAAAGATGTCAACACCTTGTTCGCAAACGCAAAAGTCTTGCAGGCGCACAGTGAAGAGGATTCATTCAAGGCGATCATGGAAGCTCTCGCGCGCGTCGTAAACATTTCCGGAAATCCTGATGAATCGATTCCTGTTCAGAAAGAGCTGCTGGAGACAGCCAGCGAGAAGAATCTGTATGTGCAGATCAACCATCTCGATTTGGCTCTTTCCCACGGCGATCCGGAAGCGGATTACGCCGCATTGGCTGCGATTGCGCCATACATCGAAGCTTATTTCGATGAAAATATGGTCATGGTCGAGGATATTGCGATCCGCAGCAACCGCTTGAATACGCTCGGCAACCTGACATTGAGCATTCTGCAGTTTGCTGATGTCAGAAAATTGATCCTTAAATAG
- the glyQ gene encoding glycine--tRNA ligase subunit alpha, with protein sequence MENKLTVQKMIQALQNFWADQGCLLMQSYDTEKGAGTMSPYTFLRAIGPEPWNAAYVEPSRRPADGRYGENPNRLYQHHQFQVVMKPSPDNIQELYLESLKVLGIDPIEHDIRFVEDNWENPSLGCAGLGWEVWLDGMEVTQFTYFQQVGGLECSPVTSEITYGLERLASYIQDVNSVYDLEWTEGVKYGEIFGQPEYEHSKYSFEESNVDLLFQLFDSFEAEATKQIENGLVHPAYDYVLKSSHAFNLLDARGVISATDRAGYLARIRNMARQLAKAFVQKRKELGFPLLSDDQKELALKED encoded by the coding sequence ATGGAAAACAAATTAACTGTGCAAAAAATGATTCAAGCGCTGCAAAATTTTTGGGCAGATCAAGGCTGCCTTTTGATGCAGTCCTACGATACTGAAAAAGGTGCCGGAACAATGAGTCCGTATACTTTCCTGCGCGCAATCGGCCCGGAACCCTGGAACGCTGCCTATGTGGAGCCTTCCCGTCGTCCGGCTGACGGCCGTTACGGTGAAAATCCCAACCGCCTTTATCAACATCACCAATTCCAGGTGGTCATGAAGCCATCCCCGGACAATATCCAGGAACTTTACCTGGAGAGTTTGAAGGTATTGGGCATCGATCCGATCGAACACGATATCCGCTTTGTCGAAGACAACTGGGAAAACCCTTCGTTGGGTTGCGCAGGTTTAGGATGGGAAGTTTGGTTGGATGGGATGGAAGTCACCCAGTTCACTTATTTCCAGCAAGTGGGCGGCTTGGAATGCAGCCCTGTCACGAGCGAAATCACCTATGGTTTGGAACGATTGGCCTCTTATATCCAAGATGTGAACAGCGTCTATGACCTTGAATGGACCGAGGGCGTGAAATACGGCGAAATCTTCGGCCAACCGGAATACGAGCATTCAAAATATTCGTTTGAGGAGAGCAACGTCGATTTGTTGTTCCAACTGTTTGATTCATTTGAAGCGGAAGCGACGAAACAAATCGAGAACGGTCTTGTGCATCCGGCCTATGACTATGTCCTGAAGAGTTCGCATGCCTTTAACCTGTTGGATGCAAGAGGTGTCATTTCTGCGACTGACCGCGCGGGTTATCTCGCACGAATCCGCAACATGGCGCGCCAATTGGCGAAAGCTTTTGTCCAAAAGAGAAAAGAACTGGGTTTCCCTTTACTTTCGGATGATCAAAAAGAACTTGCCTTGAAGGAGGACTAA
- the recO gene encoding DNA repair protein RecO: METYQEFDGIVLSIRKHREKDALVKIFTRDHGKRMFFVKNIKNPNHSLKAALLPFTKATYLGRIKDDGLSFLQDSREITHFSKMQTDIHLNAYATYLNNLADAAINDAIKAADLYDLLEESLIAMQNGMDAEIVVNIFEMRVLKYFGAAPQLQECVICHSKQEPFDFSVKYSGALCQKHYGEDPRRSHASPAAVHFARIFQLVTPKQVGNIRIKAETKQALRAFIDELYEEYVGIRLKSKSFIDQMYAWETKVEIPFRSVSEPEPDKPNESGQSNPSNS, encoded by the coding sequence ATGGAGACATATCAGGAATTTGATGGCATCGTCCTATCGATCCGGAAACACAGGGAAAAGGATGCTTTGGTAAAAATATTTACGCGTGATCATGGGAAAAGGATGTTTTTCGTGAAGAACATCAAAAACCCGAACCATTCCTTGAAAGCGGCGCTATTGCCATTCACGAAGGCGACTTACCTTGGCCGCATCAAGGATGATGGGCTCAGCTTCCTGCAGGACAGCCGCGAAATCACCCACTTTTCCAAAATGCAGACGGATATCCACCTGAACGCCTACGCGACGTATTTGAACAACCTGGCCGATGCTGCGATCAACGATGCCATCAAGGCCGCTGACCTCTATGATCTGTTGGAGGAATCGCTAATCGCGATGCAGAACGGGATGGATGCGGAAATTGTAGTGAACATCTTCGAAATGCGGGTGCTGAAATATTTTGGAGCGGCGCCGCAGTTGCAGGAGTGCGTCATCTGTCACAGCAAGCAGGAACCTTTCGATTTTTCGGTCAAGTATTCCGGTGCCCTGTGCCAGAAGCATTACGGGGAAGACCCCAGAAGATCGCACGCAAGCCCTGCAGCTGTCCATTTTGCCCGGATCTTCCAATTGGTCACGCCAAAGCAAGTCGGGAATATCCGGATCAAAGCCGAAACAAAACAGGCTCTCAGAGCCTTCATCGACGAATTATATGAAGAATATGTCGGAATCCGTCTGAAAAGCAAGAGTTTCATCGATCAGATGTACGCTTGGGAGACAAAGGTAGAGATTCCGTTCCGTTCCGTTTCTGAACCGGAGCCGGACAAGCCTAATGAAAGCGGACAGTCCAATCCAAGTAACTCTTGA
- the era gene encoding GTPase Era — translation MNKKEGFKSGFVSIIGRPNVGKSTLLNRIVGQKVAIMSDVPQTTRNKIQGVVTSDDSQIVFIDTPGIHKPQTRLNDFMLKSAYSTFNEVDLVLFMVNAAEKRGAGDNFILEKLKNLRTPKFLIINKIDQVKPEELLKIIMDYTSDNEFNEVVPISAIQGNNVDEMMATIKKYMPEGPQFYPDDQVTDHPEYFVVSEFIREKILQLTKEEVPHSVAVVVESMLRNEDDKVHVHATIVVDRASQKGIIIGKGGKMLKEIGVRARRDIEAMLGDKIYLELWVKVQKDWRDKQSYLQDYGYRQKDYD, via the coding sequence ATGAATAAAAAAGAAGGTTTCAAATCAGGATTCGTCTCCATTATCGGGAGACCGAACGTCGGAAAATCGACACTTTTGAACCGCATCGTCGGTCAAAAGGTCGCCATCATGAGCGATGTCCCGCAGACTACCCGGAACAAGATCCAAGGCGTTGTCACTTCGGATGATTCCCAGATCGTCTTCATCGACACACCCGGAATCCACAAACCGCAGACGCGCTTGAACGATTTCATGCTGAAGAGCGCATACAGCACCTTCAATGAAGTGGATTTGGTTTTGTTCATGGTGAATGCGGCAGAAAAAAGAGGAGCGGGCGATAATTTCATTCTTGAGAAACTCAAGAACCTGCGCACGCCGAAATTCTTGATCATCAACAAAATCGATCAGGTCAAGCCGGAAGAATTGCTGAAAATCATCATGGACTATACTTCAGACAATGAGTTCAATGAAGTGGTCCCGATTTCTGCCATTCAAGGCAACAATGTCGATGAAATGATGGCCACCATCAAAAAATATATGCCGGAAGGACCCCAATTCTATCCGGACGATCAAGTGACGGATCACCCGGAATACTTCGTCGTTTCCGAGTTCATCCGCGAAAAGATCCTTCAGTTGACCAAGGAAGAAGTACCGCATTCGGTGGCTGTCGTCGTGGAATCGATGCTGCGCAACGAAGACGATAAAGTGCACGTCCATGCAACCATCGTCGTCGATCGGGCCAGCCAGAAAGGCATCATCATCGGCAAAGGCGGGAAAATGCTGAAAGAAATCGGCGTCCGGGCACGTCGCGATATCGAAGCGATGCTCGGTGATAAAATTTACCTCGAGCTTTGGGTGAAGGTTCAAAAAGATTGGCGCGACAAACAAAGCTATCTGCAGGATTACGGATACCGCCAAAAAGATTACGATTGA
- a CDS encoding diacylglycerol kinase family protein produces the protein MLMDLKGTSREKMGKIGKNPNFFASVKHALDGIGIILKEEKNMRSHALFGLIPLLLAWFFESSPMEWIVIIFCIFLVIIMEFLNTIFENVVDLVTDYEYHPLAKKAKDIAAGAVLVTAFFAILIAAIIFLPKFVELYYKLI, from the coding sequence ATGCTTATGGACTTAAAAGGGACGAGTAGGGAAAAAATGGGGAAAATCGGGAAGAATCCAAATTTTTTTGCTTCTGTGAAGCATGCATTGGACGGCATCGGCATTATCCTCAAAGAAGAAAAAAACATGCGCAGTCATGCCTTGTTTGGCTTGATCCCGCTTCTGTTGGCGTGGTTTTTCGAATCGAGTCCAATGGAATGGATCGTGATCATTTTCTGCATATTTTTGGTCATCATTATGGAGTTCCTGAACACGATATTTGAAAATGTGGTCGATTTGGTGACGGATTACGAATACCATCCGCTCGCAAAGAAAGCAAAGGACATTGCTGCCGGAGCGGTCTTGGTTACGGCATTCTTTGCCATCCTTATTGCGGCAATCATATTTTTGCCCAAGTTCGTGGAATTATATTATAAGTTAATTTGA
- the ybeY gene encoding rRNA maturation RNase YbeY translates to MEIDIFDETESVQKEHTELVHSLIAFAGEYLKLAPDTELSITFVDNERIREINREYRNKDQATDVISFALNDDMDDDFPINMESITGSFPTNIGDIIISTDKTAEQAQSYGHSFERELGFLALHGFLHLNGYDHMTEEDEKEMFGLQKEILDAYGLKRDE, encoded by the coding sequence ATGGAAATAGATATTTTTGATGAAACTGAATCTGTACAGAAGGAGCACACCGAATTGGTCCATTCCTTGATTGCTTTTGCGGGGGAGTATCTGAAGTTGGCGCCCGATACCGAATTGTCGATCACCTTTGTGGACAACGAACGCATCAGGGAGATCAACCGGGAATACCGCAACAAAGATCAGGCCACGGATGTCATCAGTTTTGCGCTGAATGATGACATGGATGATGACTTCCCGATCAACATGGAAAGCATAACCGGCTCTTTTCCGACCAATATCGGCGATATCATCATCTCGACCGACAAGACCGCTGAGCAAGCGCAGTCCTATGGCCACAGTTTCGAAAGAGAACTAGGCTTCCTTGCTTTGCATGGTTTCCTGCATTTGAATGGTTATGACCACATGACGGAAGAAGACGAAAAGGAAATGTTCGGTCTTCAGAAAGAGATACTGGATGCTTATGGACTTAAAAGGGACGAGTAG
- a CDS encoding PhoH family protein produces the protein MDASVLPQLFGSQDKHLKMLEDALHVNITSRGMKIEISGEESAVDKARSLLKQLLELLARGIPISQTDIVTAIKMSERGSLDFFINLYEEEIGRSYAGKPIRAKNFGQRQYVQAVKKKDVVFGIGPAGTGKTFLAVVMAVEALKNGKVKKIILTRPAVEAGENLGFLPGDLKEKVDPYLRPVYDALYAIYGVEHTTRLMDRGVIEIAPLAYMRGRTLEDAFIILDEAQNTTVAQMKMFLTRLGFGSKMIINGDKTQIDLPKGAVSGLIDAEKKLRGIPDIAFVTFDTYDVVRHPVVASIIKAYDVKEETKLNIEK, from the coding sequence ATGGACGCATCCGTTTTGCCTCAATTATTTGGATCACAGGACAAGCATCTGAAGATGCTGGAAGATGCTTTGCATGTGAACATTACAAGCCGCGGCATGAAAATCGAAATCAGTGGCGAAGAGTCGGCTGTCGACAAGGCCCGCTCCCTGTTGAAGCAACTATTGGAATTGTTAGCGCGCGGCATCCCTATTTCACAAACAGATATCGTCACAGCTATAAAAATGTCGGAACGCGGAAGCCTTGACTTCTTCATCAACCTTTATGAGGAGGAAATCGGCAGGTCATACGCAGGCAAGCCAATCCGAGCGAAGAATTTCGGTCAAAGACAATATGTGCAGGCCGTCAAGAAAAAAGATGTCGTATTCGGAATAGGGCCTGCCGGAACCGGAAAAACCTTCTTGGCCGTTGTGATGGCTGTGGAGGCTCTGAAGAACGGCAAGGTAAAAAAAATCATCCTTACCCGTCCGGCTGTTGAAGCCGGAGAAAATCTCGGCTTCCTGCCCGGCGATCTGAAGGAAAAAGTTGACCCGTATCTGCGGCCGGTCTATGATGCGCTTTATGCCATCTATGGCGTTGAACACACGACCCGCTTGATGGATAGGGGGGTCATCGAAATTGCGCCGCTCGCCTACATGCGCGGACGGACGCTGGAAGATGCCTTCATCATCCTTGATGAAGCGCAGAACACGACTGTCGCACAAATGAAGATGTTCTTGACGCGGCTTGGCTTCGGGTCGAAAATGATCATCAACGGCGACAAGACCCAAATAGATCTGCCGAAAGGCGCCGTTTCTGGTTTGATCGATGCTGAGAAGAAATTGCGAGGTATCCCGGATATCGCTTTCGTTACCTTCGATACTTATGATGTCGTGCGCCATCCGGTTGTTGCGAGCATCATCAAAGCATATGATGTCAAAGAGGAAACAAAACTCAACATAGAAAAGTGA
- the rpsU gene encoding 30S ribosomal protein S21 gives MSKTVVRKNESLDDALRRFKRTVSKTGTLQDARKHEFYEKPSVRRKKKSEAARKRKF, from the coding sequence ATGTCAAAAACAGTTGTTCGTAAAAACGAATCTCTTGATGATGCTCTTCGTCGCTTTAAACGTACTGTTTCAAAAACTGGAACTCTACAAGACGCTCGTAAACATGAATTTTATGAAAAGCCAAGTGTGAGACGCAAGAAAAAATCTGAAGCTGCCAGAAAACGTAAATTCTAA
- a CDS encoding Fur family transcriptional regulator: MMPVDTVTIALQLLKKQGYKYTQKREDIITVFVEANRYLSAKAVLHALEDEYPTLSYDTIYRNLYTFVEVGILEETELNNEKLFRITCLHEGHHHHHFICQQCGMTIALQMCPMDFFEQQLEGCQISSHRFEIFGICKDCLAAG, from the coding sequence ATGATGCCGGTAGATACCGTAACCATTGCACTGCAATTATTGAAGAAACAAGGGTATAAGTACACCCAAAAAAGGGAAGATATCATAACGGTTTTTGTGGAGGCTAACCGTTACCTTTCTGCGAAAGCTGTTCTCCATGCCCTAGAGGATGAATATCCGACACTCAGCTACGACACGATATACCGCAACCTGTATACTTTTGTTGAGGTTGGGATCTTGGAAGAAACAGAATTGAACAACGAAAAACTGTTCCGGATCACTTGTCTGCATGAAGGGCACCATCATCATCACTTCATTTGTCAACAATGCGGGATGACGATTGCTTTGCAGATGTGTCCGATGGATTTCTTTGAGCAACAGTTGGAAGGATGCCAGATTTCTTCCCATCGCTTCGAAATATTTGGTATTTGCAAGGATTGTCTGGCTGCTGGATAA
- a CDS encoding pyruvate, water dikinase regulatory protein produces the protein MEQQEQQDLHFVIISDSVGDTARKVLQAVLAQFPSITVHMYHYPFIRKMKDLEPVLEEAKELKAFVIHTLVVENLSEFTDDFCAAENLPCYNILKDLVRDISGTTGQQPLKRAGALHRLDDEYFNRISAIEFAVKYDDGKDPKGFLDADLVLLGVSRTSKTPLSMFLANKNIKVANLPIMPEATVPDEIWQVDPKKIVGLTNDAEVLNNFRKERMIAYGLSPETIYSDMERIRAELEYAYELYNKLGCIVINVSKRSIEETAAIIMTSLEISDTTIIP, from the coding sequence ATGGAACAACAAGAGCAACAGGACCTACATTTTGTCATCATATCCGATTCAGTAGGAGACACCGCCAGAAAAGTCCTCCAGGCAGTTTTGGCACAATTTCCATCGATAACAGTTCATATGTATCATTATCCCTTCATCAGGAAAATGAAAGACTTGGAGCCTGTATTGGAAGAGGCCAAAGAACTGAAAGCATTTGTCATTCATACTTTGGTCGTCGAAAATTTGAGCGAATTCACAGATGATTTCTGTGCTGCTGAGAATTTGCCTTGCTATAACATACTGAAAGATCTGGTCAGGGATATTTCCGGAACGACCGGGCAACAACCCCTCAAGAGAGCGGGCGCCCTGCATCGTTTGGATGACGAATATTTCAACCGGATCAGCGCCATCGAGTTCGCTGTCAAATACGATGACGGGAAAGATCCGAAAGGTTTCTTGGATGCCGATCTGGTGCTGCTCGGCGTTTCGCGCACTTCAAAGACGCCGCTCTCCATGTTTTTGGCGAACAAGAACATCAAAGTCGCCAACCTGCCGATTATGCCGGAAGCCACAGTGCCTGACGAAATCTGGCAAGTGGATCCGAAGAAAATCGTCGGATTGACCAATGATGCTGAGGTATTGAATAATTTCCGCAAGGAGCGGATGATCGCCTACGGATTATCACCGGAAACCATCTATTCGGATATGGAACGCATCCGGGCTGAGCTGGAATACGCCTATGAGCTTTACAACAAATTGGGTTGCATCGTCATCAATGTATCCAAGCGTTCTATAGAAGAAACAGCCGCCATCATCATGACCAGCCTCGAAATTTCAGACACAACCATCATCCCATGA
- a CDS encoding TPM domain-containing protein: MRKKAQWQLLVVLGAFFFSIVFAPPKHAQALPDPTSDFYVYDPSGTLSEETKTFIMSVNEQYELTEEKPQVVVAVVDSLQGETIEEYSVDLFEKWKIGQADADNGVLILLALEEREIRFEIGYGLEGALTDSRTGRILDNHLDYLSANDFDSGLKEIFTEAAVVVNEEYQYDDEVIFSGYPVDTTQYSEGDSSFFASLVQFLFILLLLSFFFGGRGRGGRGGRGGGMNPLWWLFLSGGGGYRGNDHRGGYGGGGFGGGGFGGGGGFGGGGSSGGGGSSRGF, from the coding sequence ATGAGGAAAAAGGCGCAATGGCAATTGCTTGTGGTTTTGGGGGCATTTTTCTTTTCTATTGTGTTCGCGCCGCCCAAACATGCGCAAGCACTTCCTGATCCGACAAGCGATTTTTATGTCTATGATCCAAGCGGCACGCTCTCCGAAGAAACGAAAACATTCATCATGAGCGTGAATGAGCAATACGAATTGACGGAAGAGAAGCCGCAAGTTGTAGTGGCGGTGGTCGATTCACTGCAGGGCGAGACAATCGAGGAGTATTCCGTCGACCTTTTCGAAAAGTGGAAAATTGGCCAGGCGGATGCCGACAACGGTGTACTGATTTTGTTGGCTTTGGAGGAAAGGGAAATCCGCTTCGAAATCGGATACGGTCTGGAAGGTGCCTTGACGGACAGCCGAACCGGCAGAATCCTGGATAATCATCTGGATTATCTTTCGGCAAATGATTTCGATAGCGGACTGAAAGAAATCTTTACGGAGGCCGCTGTTGTCGTCAATGAGGAATACCAATACGATGACGAAGTGATTTTCTCCGGTTATCCTGTCGATACAACGCAATACTCCGAAGGCGATTCATCGTTTTTCGCGTCACTGGTCCAATTCCTGTTCATCCTTTTGCTGCTGTCCTTCTTTTTCGGAGGCCGAGGCAGAGGCGGACGCGGGGGACGCGGCGGCGGAATGAACCCGTTGTGGTGGTTGTTTCTCAGCGGTGGCGGCGGTTACCGCGGCAACGATCATCGTGGCGGATATGGTGGAGGCGGTTTCGGTGGAGGCGGCTTTGGCGGGGGAGGCGGCTTCGGAGGCGGAGGTTCTTCCGGAGGCGGTGGATCCAGCAGAGGGTTCTAG
- a CDS encoding LemA family protein yields MKGWLKGLIGLFIAVVLLGVPLVSSYNGLVTEESNVDVQWANVESKLQRRYDLIPNLVESVKGAMEQEQEVFGAIADARARIGSAQTTEEQVAASNEMESALSRLLVVVENYPELKSNEQVTALMDELAGTENRISVERDRYNEAVQQYNNKVKRFPGSLMAGLFGFDEKSYFEAVSGAETAPSVDLNTDDE; encoded by the coding sequence ATGAAAGGTTGGTTGAAGGGCTTAATCGGTTTGTTTATTGCGGTGGTGCTGTTGGGCGTGCCGTTGGTCAGCTCCTACAACGGATTGGTGACGGAGGAAAGCAACGTCGATGTGCAATGGGCGAATGTGGAAAGCAAACTCCAAAGACGTTATGATCTGATCCCCAACTTGGTGGAATCGGTAAAAGGCGCCATGGAACAGGAACAGGAAGTTTTCGGCGCAATCGCTGATGCCCGTGCAAGGATCGGCAGTGCCCAGACGACCGAAGAACAGGTTGCAGCCAGCAACGAGATGGAATCGGCACTCTCGCGTTTGTTGGTGGTTGTGGAGAACTATCCGGAACTGAAATCGAACGAACAGGTGACCGCCCTGATGGATGAGTTGGCAGGAACCGAAAACAGGATTTCGGTCGAAAGGGATCGATACAACGAAGCGGTGCAACAGTACAACAACAAAGTCAAACGGTTCCCGGGATCGCTTATGGCAGGACTTTTTGGATTTGACGAAAAATCTTATTTTGAAGCGGTCAGCGGCGCTGAAACCGCACCTAGTGTAGACCTGAATACAGATGATGAATAA